Part of the Jatrophihabitans sp. GAS493 genome, AGGAGTTGGTGTCGGTGGCAGCGTGAGTCGGCGATGGCGTCGGCGGGCCACTTGCTGTCGCTGCCTTCGTGGATGCCGGGGATGCGGGTGCCGGCGGGGGCGTCGTGGGTGACCATGACGTCGACCGGTCCATCTTCGCTGGCGGTGGCCAGGTCGGCGGCGCTGAGGGTCTCTTGGGGCCACCAACTCTTTCCCTGGACACGTAGTTTCCGGTCGACGCTGATGGCGCCGCCGAGGGCCATCCAGGTGGTGCCGTTCTAGGTCCAGCGGACGCCGCGGGGGAGGTGATGGATGTGATCGGTGATCAGGCGTAGGCCGGTGTCGGGGTTGATCGGGCGAGCGTTGAGACGGTCGTGGTCTTCGTGGTTGCCGTCGACGAACAACAGCCGGATGTTGTGCTCGTCGAGGCGCGCTTCCAGCCGTTGCAGGAACTTTCTGGTGGCGGGTGTCATGGTCCAGAATCCGAAGTCGCCGAGCTGCACGATGACCTGGGCTTGGGCCGCGGCGGCCCGGTCGATCGCCTGCTGTGCCCACCACAGATTGCCGTGCCAATCGCCGGCGACGGCGATGCGGTCGGGCTGGAAGTCGAAGTGCGCGGTCATGGGTTCATGGTCGCAAGCACCTACGACAGCATTAATCTGTCGTAGGTCCTTGAGAGCATCAAAGTATGACGATGTCCGAGCTGCCACCGGTGTGGCTGCTCGACGTCGACGGGGTTGTGAACGCGACCGCATCGCGTGGCGATCGCACGGTCTGGCCGCTGGAGGCGTGGCACCGGGACGAGGTGACGGACCTGGACGGCGACGTGTACCCGGTCCTCTACGCCGACCCTGTGTTGAATTTTCTGCGCGTGGTTCATGAGCGTGGTGCGGCGGAGGTGCGGTGGCACACCACCTGGCAGCACAGTGCCCCACAGCGCCTCGCCGCGGCGCTGGGCTTGCCGGACTGGCCGGTCGCTGTGGCGCCGGAGTTCACGGACAAGCACGACTCCGGGTACGAGGAGTCGGGCTGGGTTCCGGTGGGTGCTCGATGGTGGAAACTGGGAGCGGCGGTGCGAGTGGGGGAACAGGAGGGGCGGCGTCTGGTCTGGACCGACGACGACCTCAATGCCGAGCGGCGGTGGCCCGGGTCCGAGCTGCGCGAGTACCTGAAGCGGGCTGACTTGTTAGCCGTCTCCCCGCCCAGCAACGTCGGTCTGACGCCGAAGAATCTACGGACCGTCGCGGCCTTCTTAGACCTGTAGAAGTCGGGGCCGCGCGGGTGCTGGAGGCCGGGTCATCGAACTCGCGGTGGGAGGCGGGTGATGAGTCGGATCGTGGAGCTGATCCGCCACTGTTCCATGTCCGGGTTCAGCGGGTCGTCGAAGAAGACGTGCGACGAAGCACCGACGGCTGGATAGGCCACGACGCGGGTAATTGGGTGCGTGGCGTCGTCGTGAGCGAACCGTTGACGGCCTTCGCCTCGGAGTCGCTGGTAGGTCATGGCGTCGAGGTCCCAGACGTGCTGGGAGCCCTGCGAGGTGACGAGCCAACGGCCGCCGAGACCGTCCCGCAGCGCTTCGATGGTGTCTTCTGGCTCTGTCGTTAAGGGGTCATCCATCGGGTCATTGTCTTGTCAAGGTCTGACAGTTCCCCGGTCGGTGCCGCACCGTACGGTCGCCGACGCTCCGACGCGTTCGTCCCGGCCGGTCCTCCACTGGTGATGCACGCCCCGGTCGCCACCGTCAACGGAACTGCGATCGACCTCACCTGGACCAGCGGCAACGACAACGGCGGCGCCAACGGCTCGGTCGTCACCGGCTACACCGTCCAGTTCGCCAGCGGCGACAACGGCACCGCCTGCACCACCAACGGCGCGGCCATGGGCTGCACCGTCACCGGGCTGGCCACCGACACCGACTACACCTTCACCGTGACCGCGACCAACGCCAAGGGCACCTCGCCGCTGAGCCCCGTCTCGAACGTCGCGCGGATCGGCTCGACCGGCACCGGCGGCGGGGGAGGGACCTGCACCTCGACCTCGGCCGACGGCTGCGGTTCGGTCATCGTCGACGGAAGCATCAGCATCTCTCTCGACAACGCCGACTCCTCCTTCGCCCTCGGAGGCCAGTCCGGCACCGACAGCAGCACCCCGGACAACACCATCTCCTACGTGGTGACGACCAACAACGCCGCCGGATACTCCGTCAGCGTCAAGTCCGACCAGCCCACCTTGACCCCGGACAGCGCGAAGAACTCGGACAAGATCTCCTTCGACGCCATCACCGCCACCGGCACCGCATTCGTCAGCGGCACCATCCCCAACGACGGTACATCAGACGGCGGGTCGGCCCAGCTGGCCACCGGCGGCACGGTCTACACCCAGACCGCCCGTTCCAAGGCCACCGGCGACACCCACACCACGACCTTCGGAGTGAACATCCCGTTCGTCGCAGCCGATGCCTACCGAGGCACCGTCACCTTCACCGCCAGCGCCAACTAGAGGAGTAGCCGGACCGGGACTCGCCGGTCTGGCTATTCCTCGCAGGTTGAGTGGCCAGTGTCAGGGGCTGCTACTCGCGATCAGGTAACACTCGCGACAACAACAGGATGCAAACCCCAAAGAACGCTAAGAATCCCGCGAACACGATGCTAGCTAGCGCATCGCTGCCGGATTGGCCCGTAACGCCAAGGACTCCAACACAGAACGCGGCAAAGAAGAATGCCGCTGCAAGTAGCCAGAGAACGACGCGCCAGGGACTACCCTTTGCTCCCGGCAGGTTTGGCTTGGCGGCAGCAGTCGCCCCGACTTGCCTCGATGCTCGACGTTGCGCCACGTTGTCGAAAGCCTGCCGGACCTTCGGGTCACGCTTCGCTTCCCGTAGCTGTTTCGGGCTGAAGGGGTCTCCGGATTTTATGCCGAGAGCCTTACGCGCGTTATTGATGATGACCAGGTCGTCGAACTCGTCGTTCTCCCAGGGTTTCTTACCCGTCATGACGACCTCCTCATTCGGCTGACGCACAGAGAAGTTATCACCCACAAGATCGGTAGCGGCACCGTCAGGGCGGCGGCTAGAGTCCTTTCATGTCCAGTGTTCGCTGCATCCGAAATAGAACAAAGGACCTGGGGTGTTGTCGGAACCGGCAGTCGGGCCTCCGACAGGTACTTGCTAGCGTCACCGGATGATGCGACGCGCCTACCTTCTCCTTGTGGCGATTGGTCTTTCCCTGGCCTCGGGGTGCTCGTCCTCGGGCAGTAACGCTGCGTCAGCGTCACGATCGCCGGTCTGCGCCGGTTCTTGCGACGCTTTCGACTCGATGTCGGCGGCGGCAAACCGACCCACCCCGATCCCGACACCCGACGGTGCGACCGCCTGCCATCTACTGATGGCGAAGGGAGCCGCCCTCGACCAGCTCTCGGTCCTCTTCACCTCGGTCACCACCGGCAAACCCGAACCGACTGACGCCGCAGCCCAAATCGTCTTGACCGGCCTGACCGCCGCCCACGCTATCGCGCCGTCGGGACTTGATGCCCTCGTGCAATCAGACATCTACCAGGTGCAAGCGCTCGACGACGCGATCGGTGCCGGAGACCCCGGCACGGCCGACGTGACGATCACC contains:
- a CDS encoding fibronectin type III domain-containing protein; protein product: MSRSDSSPVGAAPYGRRRSDAFVPAGPPLVMHAPVATVNGTAIDLTWTSGNDNGGANGSVVTGYTVQFASGDNGTACTTNGAAMGCTVTGLATDTDYTFTVTATNAKGTSPLSPVSNVARIGSTGTGGGGGTCTSTSADGCGSVIVDGSISISLDNADSSFALGGQSGTDSSTPDNTISYVVTTNNAAGYSVSVKSDQPTLTPDSAKNSDKISFDAITATGTAFVSGTIPNDGTSDGGSAQLATGGTVYTQTARSKATGDTHTTTFGVNIPFVAADAYRGTVTFTASAN
- a CDS encoding HAD domain-containing protein; protein product: MSELPPVWLLDVDGVVNATASRGDRTVWPLEAWHRDEVTDLDGDVYPVLYADPVLNFLRVVHERGAAEVRWHTTWQHSAPQRLAAALGLPDWPVAVAPEFTDKHDSGYEESGWVPVGARWWKLGAAVRVGEQEGRRLVWTDDDLNAERRWPGSELREYLKRADLLAVSPPSNVGLTPKNLRTVAAFLDL
- a CDS encoding metallophosphoesterase, with the translated sequence MTAHFDFQPDRIAVAGDWHGNLWWAQQAIDRAAAAQAQVIVQLGDFGFWTMTPATRKFLQRLEARLDEHNIRLLFVDGNHEDHDRLNARPINPDTGLRLITDHIHHLPRGVRWT